The Fibrobacter sp. UWB2 genome window below encodes:
- a CDS encoding DUF4416 family protein: MGEIRTPAKVKIIVGILAKDAKSVEAVRGVLKSRFGEEDLNLEPFPFTFTNYYKEEIGETPVRAFFSYENLVDRETIVDIKLWTNDIELEIAKENGTPGLRPVNLDPGYMTLGQFFLATTKDQRQRVYMQRGIFVEPTLYFQDGHFHAFDWTYRDYQSENYIKYLEGVRKRLAYQMTTGKPYSQRNKK, from the coding sequence ATGGGTGAAATCAGAACTCCTGCCAAAGTGAAAATCATCGTCGGCATTCTTGCCAAAGATGCCAAGTCCGTAGAGGCGGTCCGCGGAGTGCTCAAGTCGCGTTTCGGCGAAGAAGACCTGAACCTGGAACCGTTCCCGTTCACGTTCACCAACTACTACAAAGAAGAAATTGGCGAAACACCGGTACGCGCGTTCTTTAGCTACGAGAATCTCGTGGACCGCGAAACGATTGTCGACATCAAGCTTTGGACAAACGATATTGAACTCGAAATTGCAAAGGAAAACGGGACTCCGGGGCTGCGCCCTGTAAATCTCGATCCGGGCTACATGACGCTTGGGCAGTTCTTTTTGGCAACGACCAAGGACCAGCGCCAGCGCGTTTATATGCAGCGCGGGATTTTCGTGGAGCCAACGTTATACTTCCAGGATGGGCATTTCCACGCTTTTGACTGGACGTATCGCGACTACCAGAGTGAAAATTACATCAAGTATCTCGAAGGGGTGCGCAAGCGCCTCGCCTACCAAATGACGACGGGAAAACCGTATAGTCAAAGAAACAAGAAATAA
- a CDS encoding DMT family protein, which produces MKAGIFTILLLCCSNIFMTFAWYGNLKLKEMHISTDWPLILVILASWGIALLEYSFMIPANNIGSRINGGPFSLMQLKIIQEAISLTVFTTIAVTVFHTETLQWNHIVAFLLIIAAVFFAFLK; this is translated from the coding sequence ATGAAAGCTGGTATTTTTACAATTCTTCTTCTCTGCTGTTCCAATATCTTTATGACGTTCGCTTGGTACGGCAACCTCAAGCTCAAAGAAATGCACATCAGCACCGACTGGCCGCTGATTCTCGTGATTCTCGCCTCGTGGGGCATTGCGCTCCTAGAGTACAGTTTCATGATTCCCGCGAACAACATCGGGAGCCGCATCAACGGCGGGCCATTCAGCCTGATGCAGTTGAAAATCATCCAGGAAGCGATTTCCTTGACGGTGTTCACGACGATTGCAGTGACCGTATTCCACACGGAAACGCTCCAGTGGAATCACATTGTCGCGTTCTTGCTCATTATCGCGGCTGTATTTTTTGCGTTTCTGAAATAA
- a CDS encoding fibronectin type III domain-containing protein produces MKNVRLFKLTASMALAATMGACTNSSSPEDDFFEFTSSSKGDSSSSSVDVSACKTVKESLATPTKFNVANDSDSSWTFSWEYTRNSDRPETGFRIEYLDLDATNTDWKSEGTTNAEVTLYKLQGKSKVGKYYRVVAIDDCGKSDGSNRLQINENGSTSVSTATDADLGVPTNFAITDTLGENLWLVSWTYSGDKDSYVLQRFIESKNAWEKFLTIDDRTALETVIDTAAAGKYIRVAAVYEGKVSTYSDKIKMPDAVVKSTSTGTTSTASKSSCKPAAPTAITVTRIAPSVWQLGWTYKEASNCAETGFIVQSLDIDADNPTWKDVAKTAEDVVNYKLKGDKFREKFYRVAALNGDKKSDWTDQIKVSSHISYESVYNFTKPEISARVYSAPDGYEMQLTVTTDTPNKNVLNSGDTKAVDFAFQLAYGTGDVKDTIIDAYQESSVVMKFKSVEALCNSYGRVKVIWTDNYGSSDETDWSVRKGTRTAYSSGLTDQEGLCPYVYKDESSSSSAE; encoded by the coding sequence ATGAAAAATGTGAGACTTTTCAAATTGACAGCATCGATGGCGCTTGCCGCAACTATGGGCGCTTGCACCAATTCTTCCTCGCCGGAAGATGATTTTTTTGAATTCACGAGTTCATCGAAAGGGGATAGTTCGTCTTCGTCCGTGGATGTCAGTGCTTGCAAAACGGTGAAGGAATCGCTTGCAACCCCGACAAAGTTTAACGTCGCTAACGATAGCGATTCGTCTTGGACTTTCTCGTGGGAATATACCCGAAATTCTGATCGTCCTGAAACGGGCTTTAGGATTGAATACTTGGATCTTGATGCAACGAATACGGACTGGAAGAGCGAAGGTACTACAAATGCCGAAGTGACTTTGTACAAGCTCCAGGGCAAGAGCAAGGTCGGTAAGTATTATCGCGTGGTCGCAATTGACGACTGTGGCAAGTCTGACGGCAGCAACCGTTTGCAGATTAACGAGAACGGTTCGACGTCCGTGTCTACGGCTACTGATGCAGATCTCGGCGTTCCGACCAACTTCGCCATCACCGATACGCTTGGCGAAAACCTCTGGCTTGTCTCTTGGACCTATTCTGGCGATAAGGACAGCTATGTGTTGCAGCGCTTTATCGAATCCAAGAACGCTTGGGAAAAGTTCTTGACCATCGACGATAGAACCGCTCTCGAAACGGTTATTGATACTGCCGCTGCGGGCAAGTACATTCGCGTGGCCGCCGTTTACGAAGGTAAGGTCTCTACGTATTCCGATAAAATCAAGATGCCGGATGCCGTCGTGAAGTCGACTTCTACGGGTACAACTTCGACAGCCTCCAAGAGCAGTTGCAAGCCTGCCGCTCCGACGGCAATTACTGTGACTCGAATCGCGCCTAGTGTATGGCAGCTTGGATGGACGTACAAGGAAGCTAGTAACTGTGCTGAAACAGGGTTTATCGTGCAGTCGCTTGATATTGATGCCGATAATCCTACATGGAAGGATGTCGCAAAAACGGCTGAAGACGTGGTTAACTATAAGTTGAAGGGCGATAAGTTCCGTGAAAAGTTCTACCGTGTTGCCGCTCTCAACGGCGATAAGAAATCGGATTGGACGGACCAAATCAAGGTGAGCTCGCATATTTCGTACGAGTCTGTATATAATTTCACAAAGCCGGAAATTTCTGCACGTGTCTATTCAGCACCTGATGGTTATGAAATGCAGCTTACTGTGACTACGGATACTCCGAATAAAAACGTGTTGAATTCGGGTGACACCAAGGCGGTGGATTTTGCATTCCAGCTTGCCTATGGCACGGGTGATGTCAAGGACACTATCATTGACGCTTATCAGGAATCTTCCGTGGTGATGAAGTTTAAGAGTGTCGAAGCTCTCTGCAACTCTTATGGCCGTGTGAAGGTTATTTGGACGGACAACTACGGAAGCTCTGATGAAACGGATTGGTCTGTGCGTAAGGGTACGCGAACGGCGTATAGCTCTGGCTTGACTGATCAGGAAGGTCTCTGCCCGTACGTCTACAAGGACGAATCTTCTTCCAGCTCCGCTGAATAA
- a CDS encoding family 43 glycosylhydrolase encodes MIRCSKISTIAFVLVGLSIETAFAADWYAKEHRWAGHDPDIIRYEDGYALATTDNHMLMQFSEDALNWKNGEPAMPEFSKWLYKYAPNMIDIWAPDIHYIGGEYRMYYCGSEMGIRSSGMGFMSSKEIDPTKPGYGWTDQGEVIHTVKSDSYNAIDAAVLKDLDGKVWMAFGSWGTGIHILELDEKTGKVKDGAKMQNIANRGGAGVEGASLIEHNGKYFLFTAWDNCCKKGADLENNSYKTTVGRSNRIDGGYVDRSGKALLNGGGTILLSRYGRYYGPAGGEAFEDVNRQRFVNHYYDKNDGGNSYIQVRDIVWTEDNWPELGQPFMGRYLSAEAEHGILTHVDISSSSKASNGEFVAYINYDDSKIRLPMIIPQAGDYLIRYRYDNNWTDNGANGSSHFVDINGKTQEVQLPLTGAWSEFPEKSVVYIPTKLKRGSNFIEITKGKHYAELDRLDFLRIIRDTIPANGFDNGIRVRLTDNDEFVIKDGGYAIFENVITDSIVGVGVTVQVKNSAGGTLSLRTESKKGDVISKCELPTAGDSKWTDVQCSNLPKLKGVQDFYLTAEGLGGETLIGNIKFGEVADTTKVSIPGVLRPNSGANRILRSGEMPQKGYHDLKGRRFNKQIPYRVMF; translated from the coding sequence ATGATTCGTTGTTCTAAAATTTCCACCATTGCATTTGTTCTCGTTGGCCTCTCGATTGAGACTGCTTTTGCTGCCGATTGGTACGCCAAAGAACACCGTTGGGCGGGCCATGATCCCGACATTATCCGCTACGAGGATGGCTATGCGCTTGCGACAACGGACAACCACATGCTCATGCAGTTTTCCGAGGACGCGCTGAACTGGAAAAATGGCGAGCCCGCCATGCCTGAATTTTCGAAGTGGCTTTATAAATACGCCCCGAACATGATTGACATTTGGGCGCCCGACATTCACTATATCGGCGGGGAATACCGCATGTACTATTGCGGTTCCGAGATGGGTATCCGCTCATCGGGCATGGGCTTCATGTCGAGTAAGGAAATCGACCCGACAAAGCCAGGCTACGGTTGGACGGACCAAGGCGAAGTGATTCACACGGTCAAGAGTGATTCGTACAACGCGATTGACGCGGCGGTGCTCAAAGATCTTGACGGAAAAGTCTGGATGGCGTTTGGTTCGTGGGGGACGGGCATCCACATTCTCGAACTGGACGAAAAAACGGGCAAGGTGAAAGACGGCGCAAAAATGCAGAACATCGCGAACCGCGGTGGCGCTGGCGTCGAAGGCGCAAGCCTCATTGAACACAACGGAAAGTACTTCCTCTTTACCGCTTGGGACAACTGCTGCAAAAAAGGCGCTGATCTCGAAAACAACTCTTACAAGACGACGGTCGGGCGTTCTAACCGCATTGATGGCGGCTATGTAGACCGCAGCGGCAAGGCTCTCTTGAATGGCGGTGGTACGATTCTCCTCAGCCGTTACGGACGCTACTACGGGCCCGCGGGCGGTGAAGCATTCGAAGACGTGAACCGTCAACGCTTTGTGAATCACTATTACGATAAAAATGATGGCGGTAATTCTTACATACAAGTGCGTGATATCGTGTGGACCGAAGATAACTGGCCCGAACTTGGTCAACCGTTTATGGGACGTTATCTGAGTGCCGAGGCGGAACACGGCATCCTCACGCATGTGGATATCTCGAGCAGTTCCAAGGCTTCGAACGGTGAATTTGTCGCTTACATCAACTACGATGACAGCAAGATTCGCTTGCCGATGATTATCCCGCAGGCGGGTGATTACCTTATCCGTTATCGTTACGACAATAATTGGACCGATAACGGCGCAAACGGCAGCTCGCATTTTGTGGACATCAACGGCAAAACGCAAGAAGTGCAGTTGCCGTTGACTGGTGCCTGGAGTGAATTCCCTGAAAAGTCGGTGGTGTACATCCCGACAAAGCTCAAGCGCGGCTCAAACTTCATTGAAATCACGAAGGGCAAACATTACGCAGAACTCGACCGTCTCGATTTCTTGCGCATCATCCGCGATACGATTCCGGCAAATGGCTTTGATAACGGCATCCGCGTGCGCCTCACGGATAACGATGAATTTGTCATCAAGGACGGTGGCTATGCGATTTTCGAGAATGTGATTACCGACTCCATTGTTGGCGTAGGCGTAACCGTTCAGGTGAAAAACAGCGCCGGTGGTACTCTATCGCTCCGCACCGAAAGCAAAAAAGGCGATGTGATTTCTAAATGCGAATTGCCCACTGCAGGCGATTCCAAGTGGACTGACGTGCAATGTTCGAACTTGCCGAAACTGAAGGGCGTTCAGGACTTTTACCTCACGGCAGAAGGCCTCGGTGGCGAAACGCTTATCGGGAACATCAAATTTGGCGAGGTTGCGGACACGACGAAGGTGTCGATTCCCGGTGTCCTTCGGCCGAATTCCGGCGCAAATCGCATTCTTCGCAGTGGTGAAATGCCCCAAAAGGGCTATCACGACCTTAAGGGTCGCCGTTTCAACAAGCAGATTCCGTATCGCGTGATGTTCTAA
- a CDS encoding family 43 glycosylhydrolase → MKVLNFANLVNSATLATIGAFGVSAVSAAGWYAKDNLQPGHDPSMVRFEDGYALMSTNNNLQLWTSEDAYTWQNHKSTVSKIPQWAYTYAPTTEGIWAPDIYYMNGEYRVYYCVSVFGKRTSAIGYQSTKSIMPGTTGYGWTDHGHVFHTVASDKYNAIDADVVRDTEGNYWMAFGSFGLGIQLIKLDAKTGYQASDDKTVYNIARRTSKASNGAEEGPSLIEHGGQYFLFTAWDICCQQGNDIEKTTYKTAYGRADKVTGPYKDRAGYDMANGGGTILMERYGRYVGPGGGEAFQDLNRVRFVHHYYDLNGDKFNHIHIRDVVFTEDNWAEMGQPFLGRYLSAEVEHGVLTRAVSGDLAITRSNTASNGEYLAYINTAGSKIRLPMNIMQAGEYLLRYRYANGGEGDATHKVTVNGKSQTVTLPPTGSWGTFPEKSIVMIPATLKRGGNFIEIEPQPNGFFSELDRIDFLRVIRDTIPANGFDNGIRVRLTDKDEFAIKDGGYAIFENVVADSIKSDEVSIQVKNATAGKLAIRDGAKNGTVLAECDLSTAKAAANGWSEANCGTLKSKTGIKDFYLTASGVSGEAIVGNILFKSAPLPESSSSSAVAESSSSEIVVSSSSESSVALPAVRPTLNYSVTQIPNGYRVHFDNAGVHQAYLLNPMGQIVSHKKTYGTDIEFNNLPKGRYVVKVK, encoded by the coding sequence ATGAAGGTTTTGAATTTTGCGAATCTTGTGAACAGCGCGACTCTCGCAACGATTGGCGCTTTTGGCGTCTCCGCTGTGTCGGCTGCCGGTTGGTACGCCAAGGACAACTTGCAGCCGGGTCATGACCCGAGCATGGTGCGCTTTGAAGACGGTTACGCCCTCATGAGCACGAACAATAATTTGCAACTGTGGACATCCGAAGATGCTTACACATGGCAAAACCACAAGTCAACGGTGAGCAAAATCCCGCAGTGGGCTTACACGTATGCGCCTACAACCGAAGGTATCTGGGCGCCTGACATTTATTACATGAACGGCGAATATCGCGTGTATTACTGCGTCTCTGTTTTTGGCAAGCGCACATCTGCGATTGGCTATCAGTCCACAAAGTCGATTATGCCTGGCACAACGGGCTACGGCTGGACGGATCATGGCCACGTTTTCCATACGGTGGCATCGGACAAGTACAATGCGATTGATGCCGATGTCGTTCGTGATACCGAAGGCAATTATTGGATGGCGTTTGGTTCGTTCGGTCTTGGAATCCAGTTGATTAAGTTGGATGCAAAGACGGGCTATCAGGCCAGTGACGACAAGACTGTCTATAACATTGCTCGCCGCACGAGTAAGGCAAGTAACGGTGCCGAAGAAGGTCCGAGCTTGATTGAACATGGCGGTCAGTATTTCTTGTTTACCGCATGGGATATCTGCTGCCAGCAGGGCAACGATATTGAAAAGACAACTTACAAAACTGCTTATGGTCGTGCTGATAAAGTAACCGGTCCGTACAAAGATCGTGCAGGCTACGATATGGCGAATGGCGGTGGCACAATCCTTATGGAACGCTATGGTCGATACGTCGGCCCGGGCGGCGGCGAAGCTTTCCAAGACTTGAACCGCGTGCGTTTTGTGCATCACTATTACGATCTTAACGGCGACAAGTTCAATCATATTCATATTCGCGATGTTGTGTTTACCGAGGATAACTGGGCTGAGATGGGACAGCCCTTCCTCGGACGTTATTTGAGTGCCGAAGTTGAACACGGTGTCTTGACGCGCGCGGTGTCGGGCGACCTTGCGATTACTCGTAGCAATACCGCTTCGAACGGTGAATACCTTGCTTACATCAACACGGCCGGCTCCAAGATTCGTTTGCCAATGAACATCATGCAAGCGGGCGAATATCTGTTGCGTTACCGCTATGCAAACGGCGGCGAAGGCGATGCTACACACAAAGTCACCGTCAATGGCAAGTCGCAAACCGTGACGCTCCCGCCGACAGGTTCTTGGGGCACGTTCCCGGAGAAGTCTATCGTGATGATTCCGGCAACGCTCAAACGCGGTGGCAACTTCATCGAAATTGAACCGCAACCGAACGGATTCTTCTCGGAACTCGACCGCATCGATTTTTTGCGTGTGATTCGCGATACGATTCCGGCAAACGGCTTTGATAATGGTATCCGCGTGCGCCTCACGGACAAGGATGAATTTGCTATCAAGGATGGCGGCTACGCGATCTTCGAAAACGTTGTTGCCGATTCCATCAAGAGTGACGAAGTTTCTATCCAAGTGAAAAATGCAACCGCAGGCAAGCTCGCCATTCGTGATGGTGCAAAGAACGGAACCGTCCTTGCTGAGTGCGACCTTTCAACGGCTAAGGCTGCTGCAAACGGCTGGTCTGAGGCAAACTGCGGAACTCTCAAAAGCAAAACGGGCATCAAGGACTTTTATTTGACTGCTTCGGGCGTCTCTGGCGAAGCGATTGTCGGAAACATTCTCTTCAAGAGTGCCCCCTTGCCGGAATCAAGTTCTAGCAGTGCTGTTGCGGAATCGAGCTCCAGCGAAATTGTCGTGAGCAGTTCGAGCGAATCCTCCGTGGCGCTCCCGGCTGTCCGTCCGACATTGAACTACTCGGTGACACAAATTCCTAACGGTTACCGCGTACACTTCGATAATGCTGGCGTTCATCAAGCTTACCTCTTGAATCCGATGGGACAAATTGTCTCCCATAAAAAAACTTACGGTACCGATATCGAATTTAATAACCTTCCCAAAGGCCGATACGTTGTAAAAGTGAAGTGA
- a CDS encoding family 43 glycosylhydrolase: MRTRGSGFFTTLEWAFFGLFCLFGVLGAQSAFAANPLTMDFYSADAAALVHNDSLFIFAGHDEQGPQGNNNKAFIMNDWHVLVTDDMEHYHDYGAVLSVKTFKWANASAFAGHCEYRNGKFYWYVAVHHGTIKENGSEGFAIGVAVADHPSGPWKDAIGQALITDNTPNDVKLNIDPAIFYDGDDIWMYWGSWNAGRRVKLKENMIELASTPEDIKIKDFFEASWMHYFRGNYYFSYASGYPSTTNYSMAPSLNGPWTQKGVINDKMDNSETNHQAIFKYLGHWYFMYHGANSPGGWTYRRSVNIDYLYYDRDGLIQKIKHTDGVDPVNNALIEEGGYRLTVSHSNLALEDSDGIVVQQAADEKNEAQLWVLAHGDSARYYTLKNFATGRYYCPPKTLLDTVKTSETSCEIRIENASAKKGYFLFADYDSDYLGDVLNISKEVGMPVITWVRTGTDNQKVQFAKAELPKVEPPTDSGNGGTTGIARGTLNAPTLQQVHYDASARVIRLGIEASWALLDVNGVVVRRGYGREIQVRFVRSGMYFVRAVRTTAKVLVK; the protein is encoded by the coding sequence ATGAGGACTAGGGGTTCTGGATTTTTTACGACGTTGGAATGGGCCTTTTTTGGCCTCTTTTGCCTATTTGGCGTTTTGGGGGCGCAATCGGCTTTTGCCGCAAATCCGTTGACGATGGACTTTTATTCTGCGGATGCCGCAGCCCTCGTGCATAACGACTCGCTCTTTATCTTTGCGGGTCACGACGAACAGGGGCCGCAGGGCAATAACAATAAAGCTTTCATCATGAACGACTGGCACGTGCTCGTGACCGACGATATGGAACATTATCACGATTACGGGGCGGTTTTGAGCGTCAAGACGTTCAAATGGGCGAATGCAAGCGCTTTTGCGGGCCATTGCGAATACAGAAATGGCAAGTTTTACTGGTATGTGGCCGTCCATCACGGGACCATCAAGGAAAATGGAAGTGAAGGATTTGCGATTGGCGTTGCCGTTGCGGACCATCCGTCCGGACCGTGGAAAGACGCGATTGGGCAGGCGCTCATCACGGACAATACGCCAAATGATGTAAAATTGAACATCGACCCTGCGATTTTCTACGATGGTGACGATATCTGGATGTATTGGGGCTCGTGGAATGCGGGCCGCCGCGTGAAGCTCAAAGAAAACATGATTGAACTTGCAAGCACGCCCGAAGATATCAAGATCAAGGACTTTTTCGAAGCCTCGTGGATGCACTATTTCCGTGGCAATTACTACTTCAGCTATGCTTCGGGGTACCCCTCGACGACGAATTATTCCATGGCACCGAGCCTGAACGGACCGTGGACGCAAAAAGGCGTCATCAACGATAAAATGGACAATTCCGAGACGAACCATCAGGCGATTTTCAAGTATCTCGGACATTGGTATTTCATGTACCACGGAGCGAATTCTCCGGGTGGTTGGACGTACCGCCGTTCCGTGAATATCGATTACCTCTATTACGACCGCGATGGCTTAATCCAGAAAATCAAGCATACGGATGGCGTGGATCCAGTCAACAATGCGCTTATCGAAGAGGGCGGTTACCGCTTGACGGTTTCGCATAGCAATTTGGCTCTTGAAGATAGCGATGGCATTGTGGTGCAGCAAGCTGCGGATGAAAAGAACGAAGCGCAACTTTGGGTGCTTGCGCATGGCGATTCGGCGCGTTATTACACGCTCAAGAATTTTGCAACGGGCCGCTACTATTGCCCGCCCAAGACGTTGTTGGATACGGTGAAAACTTCTGAAACATCTTGTGAAATCCGCATTGAAAATGCATCTGCAAAGAAGGGTTACTTCTTGTTTGCGGATTACGATAGCGATTACCTCGGCGATGTGCTGAACATTTCGAAGGAAGTCGGGATGCCGGTCATCACATGGGTTCGCACAGGAACGGATAATCAAAAAGTGCAATTTGCAAAAGCTGAATTGCCGAAAGTTGAACCGCCGACGGACTCCGGCAATGGTGGGACGACGGGGATTGCACGCGGTACTTTGAATGCGCCTACTTTGCAACAGGTTCACTACGATGCGAGTGCTCGCGTGATTCGTTTGGGCATAGAAGCGTCTTGGGCTTTGCTTGATGTGAATGGTGTTGTTGTGCGTCGTGGCTATGGTCGTGAAATCCAAGTGCGTTTCGTTCGTTCGGGAATGTACTTTGTTCGCGCAGTCCGTACTACAGCAAAGGTTTTGGTGAAATAA
- a CDS encoding T9SS type A sorting domain-containing protein, giving the protein MKRSLLVALCATSVVYAGSFKTWDVAKIFEEFYLDFQIHTGLGNGLETEGYWYSYNDNNNLGTSKIAWPVSTDLFYSNQSLEPVIEECKGLAGTAFLDKGSYEHDPYVGVGFNVVGETSETNPAPDIGDASAWGGLCVTYMSDTDIALELGLGETVDSTINYANPTVTLPAAKAPNILSPNGKYGNKVVVNWSDFKQPSWYDGAVKIDGETAAKQLAAVHFKIQAEPGEYNFNICAIGPKDGTCPEQCGTPSAGIQIARGTSAVKAILNGRTLGFTGIKSTATVEVLNSLGQVVMKGAINNATNNAATLNLAALNAGIYMVRVSGKNVNFAKKIVLR; this is encoded by the coding sequence ATGAAAAGATCTTTGTTGGTCGCACTTTGCGCAACGTCAGTCGTTTACGCAGGTTCATTCAAAACCTGGGATGTAGCCAAAATTTTTGAAGAATTCTATCTAGACTTTCAAATCCATACAGGTCTTGGCAATGGACTCGAAACAGAAGGCTACTGGTATTCTTACAACGATAACAACAACTTGGGAACATCTAAAATCGCTTGGCCTGTATCGACAGATTTGTTTTACTCAAATCAATCTTTAGAGCCCGTCATCGAGGAATGCAAAGGCCTTGCTGGCACAGCGTTTCTAGACAAAGGATCTTATGAACACGATCCGTATGTCGGTGTGGGCTTCAATGTTGTCGGCGAAACCTCAGAAACAAACCCAGCGCCAGATATTGGTGATGCATCAGCCTGGGGCGGGCTCTGCGTGACCTACATGTCAGACACAGATATAGCCTTGGAACTCGGTCTTGGTGAAACCGTCGATTCAACAATCAATTACGCAAATCCAACAGTAACACTTCCCGCGGCAAAAGCTCCAAACATTCTATCGCCCAACGGAAAATACGGAAACAAAGTCGTCGTCAACTGGTCCGACTTTAAACAGCCTTCATGGTACGATGGAGCCGTTAAAATCGACGGCGAGACGGCAGCAAAACAGCTTGCCGCCGTACACTTTAAAATTCAGGCGGAACCAGGCGAATACAATTTCAACATCTGTGCCATCGGCCCGAAAGACGGGACATGCCCAGAACAATGCGGAACACCAAGTGCAGGGATTCAAATTGCTCGCGGGACATCCGCAGTCAAAGCAATTTTGAACGGGCGCACGCTTGGATTCACGGGAATCAAGTCCACAGCCACCGTCGAGGTTTTGAATTCTCTTGGACAAGTCGTGATGAAAGGCGCCATTAACAACGCCACGAATAACGCGGCAACGCTTAACCTCGCCGCGCTCAATGCGGGAATTTATATGGTGCGTGTGAGCGGGAAAAACGTGAATTTTGCAAAGAAAATAGTACTGAGGTAA
- a CDS encoding T9SS type A sorting domain-containing protein, whose amino-acid sequence MKKITLAALCAATSTFAGPFITWNGADEYANDQVQTGLGNETETSGFWFSYGDDGDGGASAVRWDVYTDPLPPHVLEPIVLECKGLCGTAMLSKGTLTYTPFIGLGFSVVGQISYEDFSYATGDASSWGGLCVTYTSDADIQLELGLGKATDSTINYANPAVNLPASKASNRMVFSWSDFKQPSSYDGAVKIEGEAAAKQLAMVKFKIQAEDGDYHFNICAVGPKDGTCPEKCGTPSAGIQIARGTSAVKAILNGRTLGFTGIKSTATVEVLNSLGQVVMKGAINNATNNAATLNLAALNAGIYMVRVSGKNVNFAKKIVLR is encoded by the coding sequence ATGAAAAAAATTACGTTAGCTGCACTTTGTGCTGCAACATCAACTTTTGCAGGGCCGTTTATCACATGGAACGGAGCCGATGAATATGCTAACGACCAAGTTCAAACAGGACTTGGCAACGAAACAGAAACGAGCGGATTCTGGTTCTCCTACGGAGACGATGGTGATGGAGGCGCGTCAGCAGTCCGTTGGGACGTCTATACAGATCCTCTACCACCACATGTACTCGAACCCATCGTCTTGGAGTGCAAAGGGCTGTGCGGAACAGCTATGCTCAGCAAAGGCACATTAACCTACACACCTTTCATAGGTTTAGGCTTCAGTGTTGTCGGACAAATTTCATATGAAGATTTTTCCTATGCCACAGGCGACGCCTCTTCTTGGGGCGGACTCTGCGTAACTTACACTTCCGACGCAGACATACAACTTGAACTCGGCCTTGGTAAAGCAACCGATTCCACAATCAATTACGCAAATCCGGCTGTCAATCTCCCCGCCTCCAAGGCTAGCAACAGAATGGTTTTCAGTTGGTCCGATTTTAAGCAACCTTCGTCATACGACGGGGCCGTCAAAATCGAAGGTGAAGCCGCAGCAAAGCAACTCGCCATGGTCAAATTCAAGATACAGGCAGAGGACGGCGATTACCATTTTAACATTTGCGCGGTCGGCCCCAAAGACGGCACATGCCCAGAAAAATGCGGAACGCCAAGTGCAGGGATTCAAATTGCTCGTGGGACATCCGCAGTCAAAGCAATTTTGAACGGGCGCACGCTTGGATTCACGGGAATCAAGTCCACAGCCACCGTCGAGGTTTTGAATTCTCTTGGACAAGTCGTGATGAAAGGCGCCATTAACAACGCCACGAATAACGCGGCAACGCTTAACCTCGCCGCGCTCAATGCGGGAATTTATATGGTGCGTGTGAGCGGGAAAAACGTGAATTTTGCAAAGAAAATAGTACTGAGGTAA